GATTTTTGGAACAGGCAGAAGAAGTCGGTTATCCGCGCAATATCTGCGGCTGGATAAAGGGACTCTATTCTGTTGCTGTTGAAGCGGGTGATCTCGATGCGGTCGTTGCCGTTACGCAGGGCGATTGCAGCAATACGCACGCTTTGATGGAAACGCTGGAACTTGCAGGGATTCGGACGATCCCGTTTGCGTATCCGTTCGATCGCGACTACGACCTTTTGAAGATGCAGATAGAAAAGCTGATGGCGGCACTCGGTACGAATTGGGATGAAGTGAAGCGCGTGCAGGAACGTATGCGTCCGATTCGGAGAAAATTGGCAGAAATAGACCGCATGACTTGGCAGGATAATGTCGTCAGCGGATGGAACAATCATTTATATCAAGTTTGTTCGAGTGATTTTAACGGAGATATGGACGCGTTCGAAGCGTGGGTAGACGAGCTTATCGCAAAGTCTGCCGATGCACCCGAGCGAACAGACGCTATCCGTCTTGCGTATATTGGGGTACCGCCGATCTATACCGACCTTTATTCGTACCTCGAAAAACGTGGTGCACGTGTCGTATTCAACGAAGTACAGCGCCAATTCGCGATGCCGTCGGATGCCGATGACCTTGTAGAGCAGTACCGTGCATACACGTATCCGTATCGTGTATTCGATAGACTTGACGATATCAAGGCAGAACTGGAAAGACGCAATATCGACGGCGTTATCCATTATGTGCAAAGTTTCTGCTATCGTCAGATAGAGGATATGATCTTCCGCGAAAAACTCGATCTTCCGATCTTGACGGTCGAAGGCGATAAACCGGGCAAACTCGATGCCAGAACGAAACTCAGACTGGACAGCTTCCTCGAGATGCTGGAGTAGGAGGAATATGATGATTTGCGGAATCGACTTGGGTAGTCGTAGTGTCAAGCTCGTCTTGGCAGATGGTGATGGCACGATAAGAGAAAAACATATTTTTTCGACCGTTGATTTTTATCGTGAATACGGACGCGCCGATGAAGAAGGACTTCAGATAGACTTTGCCAAACTCGGCATGGAAGGGATTGACGCCGTTGCATCGACGGGATACGGGCGCAATACGCTCGATGTTGTCGGTTCGATGGTCATTCCCGAACTGAAGGCACACGTATTGGGTGTCGTCGAACAGACGGGACTTACCGACTTTACGCTGATCGACCTCGGCGGACAGGACAGCAAGGTCATCAAGGTGCGCAAAGGGCGCATGGTAGACTTTGCGACGAATGATAAATGTGCGGCAAGCACAGGCCGTTATCTTGAGAATATGGCGGCGGTACTCAATATCTCGATGGAAGAACTCAGTAAGCATAGCGAGAATCCCGTGGAACTTAATTCGACTTGTGCTATCTTCGGTGAGAGTGAACTTATCGGACGCATCGTAGAAGGCCATTCGACAGCTGCGCTTGCGGCAGGTGTCAATGATTCCATCGTGAAACGTATCAAACCGATGGTGCGACCGCTGCTCTCTGATACGCTCGTCTTGACGGGCGGTGTTGCGCTTGGGAAAGCGATGAAGGTACTCCTGCAAGAGGCATTTGGCAGAGAGGTCATCGTACCTAGCCAGCCACAGCTCAACGGTGCGATCGGTTGTATCCGCGCAGTGCGGATGAAACAGGAAAAGGGGAAATAACATGAGAATAGATAACAGACAGGCGGATCAGCTCCGCCCCGTGCGCATCACGCGCAATTACTTAAAATATGCAGAAGGCTCGGCGCTCATCGAAGTCGGCAATACGCGCGTGCTTTGTGCGGCAACGATCGAAGAACGGGTACCGTCCTTCTTGAAAGGAAGCGGAGAAGGCTGGATCACGGCAGAATACTCGCTCCTTCCGCGTTCAACGCAGACACGCAATCAGCGCGAATCTGCCAAAGGTAAAGTCACAGGCAGAACACATGAGATACAGCGTCTTATCGGTCGTTCGCTTCGCAGTGTCGTCGATCTCAAGGCACTTGGCGAACGCACGATCTGGATCGACTGCGACGTTATCCAGGCAGACGGTGGTACGCGTACCGCTTCTATCACGGGTGCTTTTATGGCAATGACAGATGCGATCGCTTCCATTTACAAAAATGACAAGCCGTTCCCTGTCAAAGACTTCGTAGCGGCAGTCAGCGTCGGTATCCATGAGAACGAGCCGCTTCTTGATCTTTGTTATGCAGAAGATTCGAACGCCGAAGTCGATATGAACTTCGTTATCACAGGCAGTGGCAAGTTCGTCGAAATTCAAGGTACGGGCGAAGAACGTCCGTTTGACAAAGAAGAAATGAATGCCATGACCGCCCTTGCGGAAAAAGGCATCGCCGAACTCATCGAATACCAAAAAGACCTTCTTGGCAGAGAAGCGTGGAATATTGGGAGAGAACCATGAAACGAATCGTACTTGCAACCAAAAATAAAGGCAAGATAAAAGAAATGCGTGAGCTTCTCGCACCGATGAATATCGAAGTATTGTCACTGGCAGACTTCTCGCCCGTAGATGATGCCGAGGAAAACGGTGCGACGTTCGCAGAAAATGCGATGCTCAAAGCGCGCTATTACTTTGCACATACGGGCACGCTTTGTCTTGCTGATGACTCGGGACTTGAAGTCGATGCACTTGGCGGCCGCCCGGGTGTATACTCTGCGCGTTACAGCGGAGAAGATGCGACTGATGCAGCGAATAATGCAAAAGTGCTCCGAGAAATGGAAGGCATAGAAAAAGATAAACGTACTGCTCGTTTTCGCTGTGCAATGGCACTCGTAGGAGAAGGTATTGAACTGACGACTGACGGTACGTGTGAAGGCGCTTTGCTTACGGAAGAACGTGGCCAAGGTGGATTCGGTTACGACCCGATTTTTTATGTACCGAAATTTGACCGCACACTTGCTGAAATG
This portion of the Selenomonadales bacterium genome encodes:
- a CDS encoding 2-hydroxyglutaryl-CoA dehydratase codes for the protein MICGIDLGSRSVKLVLADGDGTIREKHIFSTVDFYREYGRADEEGLQIDFAKLGMEGIDAVASTGYGRNTLDVVGSMVIPELKAHVLGVVEQTGLTDFTLIDLGGQDSKVIKVRKGRMVDFATNDKCAASTGRYLENMAAVLNISMEELSKHSENPVELNSTCAIFGESELIGRIVEGHSTAALAAGVNDSIVKRIKPMVRPLLSDTLVLTGGVALGKAMKVLLQEAFGREVIVPSQPQLNGAIGCIRAVRMKQEKGK
- a CDS encoding XTP/dITP diphosphatase, coding for MKRIVLATKNKGKIKEMRELLAPMNIEVLSLADFSPVDDAEENGATFAENAMLKARYYFAHTGTLCLADDSGLEVDALGGRPGVYSARYSGEDATDAANNAKVLREMEGIEKDKRTARFRCAMALVGEGIELTTDGTCEGALLTEERGQGGFGYDPIFYVPKFDRTLAEMSSEEKNSISHRGAAVRKMADLIAEMMAK
- a CDS encoding 2-hydroxyacyl-CoA dehydratase, whose product is MGRIGITTTVPSEVIFAAGHTPVDLNNIFIGDEQPMRFLEQAEEVGYPRNICGWIKGLYSVAVEAGDLDAVVAVTQGDCSNTHALMETLELAGIRTIPFAYPFDRDYDLLKMQIEKLMAALGTNWDEVKRVQERMRPIRRKLAEIDRMTWQDNVVSGWNNHLYQVCSSDFNGDMDAFEAWVDELIAKSADAPERTDAIRLAYIGVPPIYTDLYSYLEKRGARVVFNEVQRQFAMPSDADDLVEQYRAYTYPYRVFDRLDDIKAELERRNIDGVIHYVQSFCYRQIEDMIFREKLDLPILTVEGDKPGKLDARTKLRLDSFLEMLE
- the rph gene encoding ribonuclease PH, translated to MRIDNRQADQLRPVRITRNYLKYAEGSALIEVGNTRVLCAATIEERVPSFLKGSGEGWITAEYSLLPRSTQTRNQRESAKGKVTGRTHEIQRLIGRSLRSVVDLKALGERTIWIDCDVIQADGGTRTASITGAFMAMTDAIASIYKNDKPFPVKDFVAAVSVGIHENEPLLDLCYAEDSNAEVDMNFVITGSGKFVEIQGTGEERPFDKEEMNAMTALAEKGIAELIEYQKDLLGREAWNIGREP